A genomic stretch from Cryomorphaceae bacterium includes:
- a CDS encoding F0F1 ATP synthase subunit delta, protein MKKPRVSNRYAKSILTLAAERNELSAVREDLLLVGNSIAQSRELSNALSSPIIKSDAKLRVLRSIFAGKVGELTNQFMEILVRKGREALL, encoded by the coding sequence ATGAAGAAACCACGCGTCTCAAACCGGTACGCCAAATCCATTCTGACACTTGCTGCTGAACGCAACGAATTGTCGGCGGTGCGCGAAGATCTATTACTCGTGGGCAACAGTATTGCCCAGAGCAGGGAACTGAGCAACGCACTGAGCAGCCCCATCATCAAGTCAGATGCAAAACTGCGCGTATTACGAAGTATCTTTGCCGGAAAGGTGGGAGAACTCACCAACCAGTTTATGGAGATTCTGGTGCGCAAAGGCCGCGAGGCACTTCTTCA
- a CDS encoding F0F1 ATP synthase subunit B: protein MLDVNIGTVAWATIAFLIVLMLLKKFAWKPILSALDAREQSIKEALSAAEKARAEMASLQSQNEELLREARMERDQMLKEAREAKDAMIGEAKGQAKTEADKIIASARENIQHEKMAAISDLKNQVAQLSIEIAEKIVREKLGDDARQSELVKNLMDDVKLN from the coding sequence ATGTTAGACGTTAATATCGGAACAGTAGCCTGGGCAACCATCGCCTTCCTGATTGTTTTGATGCTGCTTAAAAAATTCGCTTGGAAGCCCATTCTGAGCGCACTCGATGCCCGTGAGCAGTCTATCAAAGAAGCACTCTCAGCTGCTGAGAAAGCCCGTGCCGAAATGGCCAGCCTTCAGTCGCAAAATGAAGAGCTCCTCCGCGAGGCCCGTATGGAACGCGACCAGATGCTCAAAGAAGCGCGTGAAGCTAAGGATGCTATGATCGGCGAAGCCAAGGGTCAGGCAAAAACAGAAGCTGATAAAATCATCGCTTCTGCCCGCGAAAATATCCAACACGAAAAAATGGCCGCCATCTCTGACCTCAAAAATCAGGTGGCGCAGCTTTCCATTGAAATCGCTGAAAAGATTGTGCGCGAAAAGCTCGGCGATGACGCGCGTCAAAGCGAGCTGGTGAAGAACCTGATGGACGACGTTAAACTGAACTAG
- the atpE gene encoding ATP synthase F0 subunit C, which translates to MLAILLEASAAAGWAGIGAGIAAVGAGLGVGRIGGSALEAMARQPEAIGDLRANMIIAAALVEGVALFAVIVCLLAVV; encoded by the coding sequence ATTTTAGCAATCTTACTCGAGGCCTCTGCTGCTGCAGGATGGGCCGGTATTGGAGCCGGAATCGCTGCAGTAGGTGCGGGACTTGGTGTGGGTCGAATCGGTGGTTCGGCACTCGAAGCCATGGCTCGTCAGCCTGAAGCAATCGGAGACCTTCGGGCAAACATGATTATTGCTGCGGCACTTGTAGAAGGGGTAGCCCTCTTTGCGGTGATCGTTTGTCTGCTTGCCGTAGTGTAA
- the atpB gene encoding ATP synthase F0 subunit A, producing the protein MKSVRYNILTWSFLAVFAALLPFQNVQAGGGDGPFNAGEMIMHHIADAHEIHIIGDFAIYLPVILFTDNGVEMFSSSNFYHNQQKQVVNGVEETFYEHGNFIMHHEKIYYRGATSAIEGVEDGHLTNASPLDFSITKSVFGMFLVIALLLVFFGGAARKYQRNPGQAPSGLQNALEPFILFIRDEVARPSIGRHADRFVPFLLTTFFFIWISNMLGLIPFIGGFNITGTLAVTAVLAFFVLVLTTINGNKHYWGHIFWPPGVPLPIKFILVPIEAAQILIKPFVLMVRLTANITAGHIIILAFVSLALIFGEKGAAAGYGVGVGGVLFMVFMFFLELLVAFLQAYVFTLLAALYFGDATQEAHH; encoded by the coding sequence ATGAAATCTGTGCGGTACAACATCTTAACCTGGTCTTTTCTTGCTGTTTTCGCAGCCTTGCTTCCTTTTCAAAATGTGCAGGCCGGAGGCGGCGATGGCCCGTTCAACGCGGGTGAGATGATCATGCACCATATTGCCGATGCGCATGAAATCCACATCATCGGCGATTTCGCCATTTACCTGCCCGTTATTCTATTCACTGACAACGGCGTAGAGATGTTCTCCTCCTCCAACTTTTACCACAACCAGCAAAAGCAGGTTGTGAATGGTGTAGAGGAAACGTTTTACGAGCACGGTAATTTCATCATGCACCACGAGAAGATTTACTACCGGGGTGCCACATCGGCCATCGAGGGCGTTGAAGACGGTCACCTGACCAATGCTTCACCTTTGGATTTTTCCATCACCAAGAGTGTGTTCGGGATGTTTCTCGTCATTGCGCTGTTGCTCGTGTTTTTTGGCGGTGCGGCCCGCAAATACCAGCGCAACCCGGGTCAGGCACCCAGCGGCTTGCAAAACGCGCTTGAGCCATTCATTCTCTTTATTCGCGATGAGGTTGCACGCCCGTCCATCGGACGTCATGCCGACCGCTTCGTGCCTTTCCTGCTCACCACGTTCTTTTTTATCTGGATCAGCAACATGCTTGGTCTGATTCCATTTATCGGAGGATTCAATATCACCGGTACGCTGGCCGTAACGGCAGTTCTGGCGTTTTTTGTGCTGGTGCTTACCACCATCAACGGAAACAAGCACTACTGGGGTCACATTTTCTGGCCTCCCGGTGTTCCTCTGCCCATTAAGTTTATCCTTGTGCCCATCGAAGCAGCCCAGATCCTCATCAAACCATTCGTGTTGATGGTGCGTCTCACGGCCAACATCACCGCGGGGCACATCATTATTCTTGCCTTTGTGAGCCTTGCTCTTATTTTCGGTGAGAAAGGAGCCGCTGCGGGATACGGTGTAGGCGTTGGCGGAGTGCTTTTTATGGTATTCATGTTTTTCCTGGAGTTGTTGGTGGCATTTCTTCAGGCCTATGTATTCACCCTTCTGGCTGCGCTTTATTTTGGCGACGCCACGCAGGAGGCACACCATTAA
- a CDS encoding AtpZ/AtpI family protein, which translates to MAANNEQPKLPKEPPKKKGRPNEALRYAGIATQMAVVILLGVWLGRWLDAGREFPIFTLIFSLLSVGLALYIVIKDISR; encoded by the coding sequence ATGGCGGCGAACAACGAGCAACCCAAACTACCGAAAGAGCCGCCAAAGAAGAAAGGACGGCCTAACGAAGCCCTCCGCTATGCAGGCATCGCCACGCAAATGGCGGTGGTGATTCTGCTCGGGGTGTGGTTGGGCCGCTGGCTCGATGCCGGGAGAGAGTTCCCGATATTTACACTGATTTTTTCACTTCTCTCTGTAGGGCTCGCGCTTTACATCGTCATCAAAGATATCTCCCGATGA
- a CDS encoding polymer-forming cytoskeletal protein, translating into MFKRNTTTDMAKQPETMASAKVNTIVEGTRIEGVIQSEGNFRIDGFVKGEIQIKGKLIIGPSGEVEGRVSCQNAEVEGSFKGVFEVQQLLYLKSTARIFGDSVFSKLRVEEGAQLECTCNYNANASQAKEAIIKDLKHGGEQRATQTTERAAKEERTA; encoded by the coding sequence ATGTTTAAACGAAACACTACCACCGACATGGCAAAACAACCAGAAACCATGGCTTCGGCCAAGGTCAATACCATTGTAGAAGGCACCCGGATTGAAGGGGTAATTCAGTCTGAAGGCAATTTTCGGATTGATGGCTTCGTAAAGGGCGAAATTCAAATCAAAGGAAAGTTGATTATCGGCCCCTCTGGCGAGGTTGAAGGACGGGTAAGCTGCCAGAACGCCGAAGTGGAAGGGAGTTTCAAAGGCGTTTTTGAAGTGCAGCAATTGCTTTATCTCAAGTCAACCGCTCGTATTTTCGGTGATTCCGTGTTCAGCAAACTGCGGGTAGAAGAAGGCGCTCAGCTTGAGTGTACATGTAACTACAACGCCAATGCATCACAGGCCAAGGAAGCCATTATAAAGGACCTGAAACATGGCGGCGAACAACGAGCAACCCAAACTACCGAAAGAGCCGCCAAAGAAGAAAGGACGGCCTAA